The Claveliimonas bilis genome window below encodes:
- the cobD gene encoding threonine-phosphate decarboxylase CobD, with amino-acid sequence MEEHGGNIFDKNIRLDFSVNINPFGMPESVKKAAHKGVSLAYRYPDIEKRELRKALGRKLQISPGRIVTGNGAAELIYAIAAAFEPGKAAVLGPTFGEYEKALRIHGWQVMHYLARREEGYRFTEKALEWLEKEEGLSAVFLCNPNNPTGMLADGGFLEKLADLCHRKQMLLVVDECFLELTVQGEGKSIQYLQEQYPEILILRAFTKIYAMPGLRLGYALTADEETAKRLEDILPPWNVSAPAQMAGCAALEEEAFVRESREFLLKEEKWMEEKLTELGFFVWPSDTIFCMFEGEEDLQEACLKQGIYIRDAASFPGIRKGTYRIGIRRHEDNVQLLEVLKTCGDIGKRREQWQKRS; translated from the coding sequence ATGGAAGAACACGGCGGAAATATTTTCGATAAAAACATCAGATTGGACTTCTCTGTCAATATCAATCCTTTTGGCATGCCCGAATCGGTGAAAAAGGCGGCCCATAAAGGGGTCTCTCTTGCTTACCGGTATCCGGATATAGAAAAAAGAGAACTTAGAAAAGCTCTGGGAAGAAAACTTCAAATATCCCCCGGGCGGATCGTGACAGGAAATGGGGCGGCGGAACTGATCTATGCCATAGCGGCTGCCTTTGAACCGGGGAAGGCTGCCGTGCTGGGGCCGACCTTTGGGGAATACGAAAAAGCCCTTCGCATCCATGGATGGCAGGTGATGCATTATCTGGCCCGCCGGGAAGAGGGATACCGCTTTACAGAAAAAGCGCTGGAATGGCTTGAAAAAGAAGAAGGACTTAGCGCCGTTTTTCTCTGCAATCCCAACAATCCTACCGGAATGCTGGCAGATGGAGGATTTTTGGAAAAGCTGGCTGATCTGTGCCACAGGAAACAGATGCTTCTTGTAGTGGATGAATGTTTTCTGGAACTGACAGTGCAGGGAGAGGGAAAATCCATTCAGTATCTGCAGGAACAATATCCGGAGATCCTTATTTTACGGGCATTTACAAAAATTTATGCCATGCCGGGACTTCGGCTCGGCTATGCACTGACAGCCGATGAAGAAACAGCAAAGAGACTGGAAGATATACTGCCTCCCTGGAACGTGTCCGCTCCTGCACAGATGGCAGGGTGCGCCGCTCTGGAAGAGGAGGCCTTTGTCAGAGAGAGCCGGGAATTTCTGTTAAAAGAAGAAAAGTGGATGGAAGAAAAGCTGACGGAACTGGGGTTTTTCGTATGGCCTTCAGATACCATCTTCTGTATGTTTGAGGGGGAAGAAGACCTGCAGGAAGCCTGTTTGAAACAGGGAATCTATATTCGGGATGCAGCCAGTTTTCCGGGGATCAGAAAGGGAACTTACCGGATCGGGATCAGGCGGCATGAGGACAATGTGCAGCTTCTGGAA
- the cbiB gene encoding adenosylcobinamide-phosphate synthase CbiB codes for MAQSLAALCIGFILDFILGDPHSLWHPVQGIGSLITGTEKVLRKVFPDKKRSLQIAGLLLVIFVVSVSVLFAGLLLWIAERIHPALGFGLSCILCWQMLAAKSLKTESMKVYTALEKEGLEAGRRAVSMIVGRDTKSLSEEGVIKAAVETVAENTSDGVTAPLFYMMLAGPLGGVFYKAINTMDSMIGYRNEKYRWLGTCAARLDDIANFIPARISALFMTAAAFVLGFDGKSAWKIYRRDRHNHKSPNAAQTEAVMAGALQVQLAGDAWYFGELYKKPTIGDPIRSVRREDIRAACRLEYGAVILQFLVMVAVKAALIFLI; via the coding sequence ATGGCACAGTCACTGGCGGCACTTTGCATCGGATTTATACTTGATTTTATTTTGGGAGATCCCCACAGCCTCTGGCATCCGGTGCAGGGGATCGGCTCTTTGATCACCGGGACGGAAAAGGTGCTGCGAAAGGTATTTCCCGATAAAAAGAGGTCTTTACAGATAGCAGGTCTCCTTCTGGTGATCTTTGTGGTGTCTGTCTCCGTACTGTTTGCAGGGCTGCTTCTGTGGATAGCAGAAAGGATCCATCCGGCTCTTGGTTTTGGACTTTCCTGCATTTTGTGCTGGCAGATGCTGGCAGCAAAATCCCTGAAAACAGAAAGTATGAAAGTGTATACCGCTCTGGAAAAAGAAGGGCTGGAAGCGGGAAGAAGAGCAGTTTCCATGATCGTGGGACGGGATACAAAGTCCCTTTCCGAAGAGGGCGTCATTAAAGCGGCAGTGGAAACCGTGGCGGAAAATACATCAGACGGTGTGACAGCTCCTTTATTTTACATGATGCTGGCGGGACCCTTAGGAGGTGTTTTTTATAAGGCCATCAATACCATGGATTCCATGATCGGCTACCGCAATGAGAAATACCGGTGGCTGGGAACCTGCGCGGCCCGTCTGGATGACATTGCCAATTTCATTCCTGCAAGGATCAGTGCGCTTTTTATGACAGCAGCAGCCTTTGTGCTGGGATTTGACGGAAAAAGTGCATGGAAAATCTACCGGCGTGACCGCCATAATCATAAAAGTCCTAATGCGGCGCAGACGGAAGCGGTGATGGCGGGGGCTCTTCAGGTGCAGCTTGCCGGGGACGCCTGGTATTTTGGAGAACTTTATAAAAAGCCCACCATCGGGGATCCCATCCGCTCGGTGAGGCGGGAGGATATTCGGGCAGCCTGCCGTCTGGAGTACGGAGCAGTCATCCTGCAGTTTTTGGTGATGGTGGCGGTAAAAGCAGCTTTGATCTTTCTGATTTAG
- a CDS encoding histidine phosphatase family protein: MKIILVRHGQTEGNREHRFIGGRSDEPVTKEGILTLEKRIYPKVEHVFSSPMKRCIQTAKVVFGEEDPEIIEEFRECDFGILEGKTHEELMEDPLYDTFVESGGELPFPEGEAIPDFNARCVKALQKAVEIAGERGYQSIGCTVHGGVIMAVMSQMVKGSDYYAWNVENGEGYIVEIDEEKWKEGHLDGTVTGGTLHRIYT; encoded by the coding sequence ATGAAAATCATATTGGTCCGTCACGGACAAACAGAAGGCAACCGGGAGCATCGTTTCATCGGAGGAAGAAGCGATGAACCTGTGACGAAAGAAGGAATCCTTACACTGGAAAAACGAATATATCCTAAGGTGGAGCATGTATTTTCCAGTCCGATGAAGAGGTGCATACAGACAGCGAAGGTGGTCTTTGGGGAAGAAGATCCGGAGATCATAGAGGAGTTTAGAGAATGTGATTTCGGAATATTGGAGGGCAAAACCCATGAGGAACTTATGGAAGATCCCCTGTATGACACTTTTGTAGAAAGCGGCGGCGAGCTGCCTTTCCCGGAAGGGGAGGCGATTCCTGATTTTAACGCCCGGTGCGTGAAGGCTCTTCAAAAAGCAGTGGAAATTGCCGGGGAAAGAGGATATCAGAGTATAGGCTGTACCGTTCACGGCGGGGTGATCATGGCAGTGATGTCGCAGATGGTGAAAGGCAGCGATTACTATGCCTGGAACGTAGAAAACGGAGAAGGCTATATTGTGGAAATAGACGAAGAAAAATGGAAGGAAGGACATCTGGATGGCACAGTCACTGGCGGCACTTTGCATCGGATTTATACTTGA
- a CDS encoding adenosylcobinamide-GDP ribazoletransferase, whose translation MKYVSSFLIAFSMYSKIPVPQADWEKSSMEYVMCFFPLVGAVIGGILYGAAWAADFFAIPRQLSAAVLTALPLWISGGIHMDGYMDTKDALASWGDSQKKLEILKDSRVGAFAVMGLGIYLLLSYGAWNCIRPGQGLFCVGVGFVISRALSGLSVIFFPKAKKTGSYVTMFAGKAQKKKGAVILGLLLFAASALLLVFGGRCGWICLLTAAAVYIWYYYISKKQFGGITGDLAGYFVQLLELVFLLAAAVTG comes from the coding sequence ATGAAATATGTAAGCAGCTTTCTGATCGCTTTCAGTATGTATTCCAAGATTCCGGTTCCACAGGCAGACTGGGAGAAATCTTCTATGGAATATGTCATGTGCTTTTTCCCGCTGGTGGGAGCTGTCATCGGGGGTATCCTGTATGGGGCTGCCTGGGCGGCGGATTTTTTTGCTATTCCCCGGCAGCTGTCGGCGGCCGTTCTGACTGCGCTTCCTCTCTGGATTTCCGGGGGGATCCACATGGATGGCTATATGGACACAAAAGATGCGCTGGCTTCCTGGGGAGATTCCCAAAAGAAGCTGGAAATCCTGAAGGACAGCCGTGTGGGAGCTTTTGCCGTGATGGGACTTGGGATTTATCTTCTGCTCTCTTACGGAGCATGGAACTGTATCCGACCCGGGCAGGGGCTTTTCTGTGTCGGTGTGGGCTTTGTGATAAGCCGGGCCTTAAGCGGACTTTCTGTTATTTTCTTTCCCAAGGCAAAAAAGACAGGCTCCTATGTGACTATGTTTGCAGGGAAGGCACAGAAGAAAAAGGGAGCAGTCATCCTTGGTCTGCTGCTTTTTGCTGCGTCGGCTTTGCTCCTTGTGTTCGGGGGACGATGCGGATGGATCTGCCTTTTGACGGCGGCAGCGGTTTATATCTGGTATTATTACATAAGTAAAAAACAATTTGGAGGAATCACCGGAGATCTGGCAGGATATTTTGTCCAGCTTTTAGAGTTGGTCTTTCTTCTTGCGGCAGCGGTGACAGGATAG
- a CDS encoding bifunctional adenosylcobinamide kinase/adenosylcobinamide-phosphate guanylyltransferase, giving the protein MLYMIFGGSGSGKSEYAEDLAVKLCPEEKIYLATLQDIDEEMEKRIEDHRTMRKGKHFTTVEQGLALETLDVSGQKLVLLECMTNLLANEMYSPKAQKEEPVADYIMRGIRHIKGQVEDLIVIAQDSFSEVPMDPEMRRYVRESGRVNQKLAKEADVVIEVKFGLPLMLKGELPLELKGDGTV; this is encoded by the coding sequence ATGCTTTACATGATATTTGGAGGAAGCGGAAGCGGCAAGTCCGAGTATGCGGAAGATCTTGCGGTGAAACTTTGTCCGGAAGAAAAAATTTATCTTGCCACTCTGCAGGATATTGATGAAGAAATGGAAAAACGAATTGAAGATCACAGAACCATGCGGAAAGGAAAGCATTTTACAACTGTTGAGCAGGGGCTTGCCCTGGAAACGCTGGATGTAAGCGGACAGAAACTGGTACTGTTAGAATGCATGACCAATCTTCTGGCAAATGAGATGTATTCCCCAAAGGCACAGAAGGAAGAGCCGGTGGCGGATTACATTATGAGAGGGATCCGGCATATCAAAGGCCAGGTGGAGGACCTGATCGTGATCGCCCAGGATTCTTTTTCCGAGGTTCCCATGGACCCGGAAATGCGCCGATATGTCCGGGAGTCCGGGCGGGTCAATCAGAAACTGGCAAAAGAGGCGGATGTGGTCATTGAAGTCAAATTCGGCCTTCCCCTTATGCTGAAAGGAGAGCTGCCTTTGGAGCTGAAAGGGGACGGGACAGTATGA
- the cobT gene encoding nicotinate-nucleotide--dimethylbenzimidazole phosphoribosyltransferase, with translation MEKTEENNSFKVTGLDQTSMERCQRRWMQIAKPLYGLGRLEDAIIQIAGIMGNEKVSIDKKALIVMCADNGVVEEGVSQTDSSVTAVVTDNFAEGKTSACLMSRRAGVDVFPIDIGVQTKTKVYEDKVAWGTRNMAKGPAMSKKEAQEAIHAGIRAAWRCRELGYQILLTGEMGIGNTTTSSAVVSVLLGKDPKEVTGKGAGLSDEGLLRKQQVIRTAIQRNRPDPQDPLDVLAKVGGLDIGGLAGVFLGGAMYRIPVVMDGFISAAAALVACRIEPKVSDYILPSHLSGEGGMSLVLKELGKEPFLHCGMKLGEGTAAVALMPLLDMALEVYRHMPDFDGIQIEAYQPL, from the coding sequence ATGGAAAAAACAGAAGAAAACAACAGCTTTAAAGTGACAGGATTAGATCAAACTTCCATGGAGCGGTGCCAAAGGCGCTGGATGCAGATTGCAAAACCTTTGTACGGACTTGGAAGGCTGGAAGATGCCATCATACAGATTGCAGGTATTATGGGAAATGAAAAAGTTTCTATAGACAAAAAAGCATTGATCGTCATGTGCGCTGACAACGGAGTAGTGGAAGAGGGGGTCTCCCAGACAGACAGCAGCGTAACGGCAGTGGTGACAGACAATTTTGCAGAAGGAAAGACTTCCGCCTGCCTGATGAGCAGGCGGGCCGGTGTGGACGTTTTCCCCATTGATATCGGCGTACAGACAAAGACAAAAGTCTATGAAGATAAAGTAGCCTGGGGAACCCGGAATATGGCCAAAGGCCCTGCCATGTCAAAGAAGGAAGCCCAGGAAGCCATCCATGCAGGAATCCGCGCAGCCTGGCGCTGCCGGGAACTGGGGTATCAGATCCTTCTGACCGGTGAAATGGGAATCGGCAACACTACCACAAGCAGCGCCGTGGTTTCAGTGCTCCTTGGCAAGGATCCGAAGGAAGTGACAGGAAAAGGGGCAGGACTTTCCGACGAGGGGCTTCTTCGGAAGCAGCAGGTGATACGGACAGCTATCCAAAGGAACCGGCCGGATCCCCAAGATCCGCTGGATGTGCTTGCCAAAGTGGGAGGACTGGATATCGGAGGCCTTGCCGGAGTGTTCCTTGGAGGAGCCATGTACCGGATCCCTGTAGTGATGGACGGATTCATTTCCGCGGCGGCGGCTCTTGTTGCCTGCCGGATCGAGCCAAAGGTTTCCGATTATATTCTTCCTTCCCATTTATCCGGAGAAGGGGGAATGAGCCTGGTTTTAAAAGAACTTGGAAAGGAACCCTTCCTGCACTGCGGCATGAAGCTGGGAGAAGGGACCGCCGCAGTCGCTCTTATGCCCCTTTTGGATATGGCGCTGGAAGTGTATCGTCATATGCCTGATTTTGACGGGATTCAGATTGAGGCCTATCAGCCTCTTTAA
- a CDS encoding cobyrinate a,c-diamide synthase: MKRQAPRLVIAAPGSGSGKTLAVCGILTSLLAAGKKPAAFKCGPDYIDPMFHETVIGTASKNLDTFFAGEELVRQLFLEEAKQADLSVIEGVMGYYDGLAGTSLSASTYDVARTLEAPVILVVDAAKTSVSVMALLKGFREFRRDSLIRGVIFNQLSPSRYEGMKQLTEEELDIPVCGYLPKMEDMDLESRHLGLVMPGEIKKWKEKLQKLEKQCRISLDLPLLEKIASTAPDMEEGELDIPVKEISQKLLQKDSQKPPVVAVAKDAAFSFYYKDNLRLLEKLGAQLLEFSPLNDREIPREADALLLGGGYPELYGAHLEANLPMRQSVKQALSSGMPCMAECGGFLYLQEEMEDPEGRHCKMAGFLPGKSFYKGRLSRFGYVSLTAQKDGAFAKEKEIIRGHEFHYMDTDANGDAFQACKPITGRNWECGVTGEAFYAGFPHLYLYSMPDFAGRFVRKAEEYGKNRRKQQL, translated from the coding sequence ATGAAACGGCAGGCACCCAGACTTGTCATAGCGGCGCCGGGGAGCGGAAGCGGAAAGACACTTGCTGTCTGTGGAATTTTAACTTCCCTTCTGGCAGCAGGAAAAAAGCCGGCAGCCTTTAAATGCGGTCCGGATTATATTGATCCCATGTTCCATGAAACCGTGATCGGAACAGCTTCCAAAAATCTGGATACTTTCTTTGCCGGAGAAGAACTGGTAAGACAGCTTTTCCTGGAGGAGGCAAAACAGGCGGATCTTTCTGTGATCGAGGGCGTGATGGGATATTATGACGGCCTGGCAGGCACTTCCCTTTCAGCCAGTACCTACGATGTGGCAAGGACGCTGGAAGCGCCCGTTATACTGGTAGTTGATGCTGCAAAGACAAGCGTTTCCGTTATGGCGCTTTTGAAAGGATTCCGGGAATTTCGGCGGGACAGCCTGATCCGGGGTGTGATCTTTAATCAATTGTCTCCGTCCCGCTATGAAGGGATGAAACAATTGACAGAAGAAGAGCTTGACATTCCGGTCTGCGGCTATCTGCCTAAAATGGAAGATATGGACCTGGAAAGCCGCCATTTGGGGCTTGTTATGCCGGGTGAGATCAAGAAGTGGAAGGAGAAACTGCAAAAACTGGAAAAGCAGTGCCGGATTTCTCTTGATCTTCCCCTTCTGGAAAAGATTGCTTCCACGGCTCCGGATATGGAGGAAGGGGAATTAGATATCCCTGTAAAGGAGATTTCTCAAAAGTTGCTCCAAAAGGATTCCCAAAAGCCGCCTGTGGTCGCTGTGGCAAAAGATGCGGCCTTTTCCTTCTATTATAAAGATAACCTAAGGCTTCTTGAAAAGCTTGGGGCACAGCTTTTGGAATTTTCCCCCTTAAATGACAGGGAAATTCCCAGGGAGGCGGATGCCCTTCTCCTTGGAGGCGGCTATCCTGAGCTTTACGGCGCTCATCTGGAGGCAAATCTTCCCATGCGCCAGTCAGTGAAGCAGGCGCTTTCCTCTGGAATGCCGTGTATGGCAGAGTGCGGAGGCTTCCTCTATCTTCAGGAGGAGATGGAAGATCCCGAAGGAAGACATTGCAAAATGGCAGGATTCCTGCCGGGGAAAAGCTTTTATAAAGGGAGACTGTCCAGATTTGGCTATGTGTCACTGACAGCCCAAAAAGACGGAGCGTTTGCAAAAGAAAAAGAGATTATCCGGGGACATGAGTTTCACTATATGGATACAGATGCAAATGGGGACGCATTCCAGGCCTGCAAACCCATTACCGGCCGGAATTGGGAATGCGGCGTGACAGGAGAGGCATTTTATGCCGGATTTCCTCATCTCTATCTCTATTCGATGCCGGATTTTGCCGGACGATTTGTAAGAAAGGCAGAAGAATATGGAAAAAACAGAAGAAAACAACAGCTTTAA
- the cobK gene encoding precorrin-6A reductase: MASIMIFAGTTEGRKIAEFLRGHAPKVYVLTATEYGKEQVEDGENIHVLAGRLDVEGMRELAYGCQAELVIDATHPFAMEVTKNIQKMCREESISYMRVLREGSVKDGNAVWVKNIREAADYLKDKEGNVLITTGSKELAPYTEIPDYQSRCFLRVLSTKEAVQKAVENGFEGKHLIAMQGPFSQEMNEQLLRHVQAKYMVTKESGRSGGYEEKLRAAKKAGAVAVVIGRPLEKGVTLDEAFQILAEKYGFRRPRHITLVGVGPGDESLLTKAAQRAMKSADVLIGAKRMLQAAEGIAAERYEEYRADKIEEFLRINSRYRQIVILLSGDVSFYSGAAKLKETLKEYEMSVIPGISSISCMAARIGKGVEHTPLLSIHGRNCNYVDYLREYGRIFLLVSSGKEIETVLRRLCRYGYGSASVYVGSRLSYPKENLISGTAKRLSEKEKIWDGLSVMYVEIPEILVEEAPQETEDGDFIRGKIPMTKSGIRSVVLAKMNPQKDAVIYDVGAGTGSVSIALAKKSIDGMVFAIEKKIEGIALIHKNKRHFHVSNIQAVHGEAPEALEQLPAPDLAFVGGSSGNLTSILEAIWSKNPEAKIVVSAITLNTLAECTEYIKRHPKLGADIMQIQVSQGKKVGRYQMMTGQNPIYIVTFERRKEKKEQGREGEKKE; this comes from the coding sequence ATGGCTAGTATTATGATTTTTGCAGGAACGACAGAGGGGCGGAAAATAGCGGAATTTCTTCGGGGACATGCACCGAAAGTATATGTCCTTACGGCGACAGAGTATGGAAAAGAGCAAGTGGAGGACGGGGAAAATATCCACGTTCTCGCCGGCAGACTGGATGTGGAGGGAATGCGGGAACTGGCTTACGGGTGCCAGGCAGAGCTTGTCATTGACGCCACCCATCCTTTTGCCATGGAAGTGACAAAAAATATACAGAAAATGTGTCGGGAAGAGAGCATTTCTTATATGCGGGTGCTGCGGGAAGGATCCGTAAAGGACGGAAATGCAGTGTGGGTAAAGAATATTCGGGAGGCGGCGGACTATCTGAAAGATAAGGAAGGAAATGTCCTCATCACCACCGGAAGCAAGGAACTTGCGCCTTACACGGAAATACCCGATTATCAGAGCCGGTGCTTTCTTCGTGTGCTTTCCACAAAAGAAGCAGTGCAAAAAGCAGTGGAAAACGGATTTGAAGGGAAACATCTCATTGCGATGCAGGGACCTTTTTCCCAGGAAATGAACGAACAGCTTCTTCGCCATGTGCAGGCAAAATATATGGTGACAAAGGAATCAGGCCGAAGCGGCGGATATGAAGAAAAGCTTCGCGCCGCCAAAAAAGCGGGAGCAGTGGCAGTTGTCATTGGAAGACCCCTGGAAAAGGGAGTCACTCTGGATGAAGCGTTTCAGATCCTTGCAGAAAAATACGGTTTCCGCCGTCCGCGTCATATTACCCTTGTAGGAGTGGGGCCGGGGGATGAGAGTTTGCTGACAAAAGCAGCACAGCGGGCAATGAAATCGGCGGATGTGCTGATCGGAGCCAAGCGTATGCTGCAGGCGGCAGAAGGAATCGCGGCAGAAAGATATGAAGAGTACCGTGCAGACAAGATAGAAGAATTTTTAAGGATCAATTCCAGATACCGGCAGATTGTCATTCTGCTTTCCGGCGATGTCAGCTTTTACAGCGGAGCGGCGAAGCTGAAAGAGACATTGAAGGAATATGAGATGTCAGTCATTCCGGGAATTTCATCTATTTCCTGTATGGCGGCCCGGATTGGAAAGGGAGTGGAACATACTCCTTTGCTCAGCATTCACGGTCGGAACTGTAATTATGTGGATTATTTAAGAGAATACGGACGAATCTTTCTTCTGGTAAGCAGCGGGAAAGAGATTGAAACCGTGTTAAGAAGACTTTGCCGGTATGGCTATGGATCTGCGTCTGTCTATGTGGGAAGCAGACTGTCCTACCCCAAGGAAAATCTCATATCAGGTACAGCCAAACGCTTGTCTGAAAAAGAAAAAATCTGGGACGGGCTCAGTGTGATGTATGTGGAGATCCCGGAAATCCTTGTGGAAGAGGCACCGCAGGAGACGGAGGATGGCGATTTTATCCGGGGAAAGATTCCTATGACAAAAAGCGGGATCCGAAGCGTAGTCCTTGCAAAAATGAATCCCCAAAAGGACGCAGTTATTTACGATGTAGGCGCAGGAACCGGATCCGTGTCCATTGCCCTTGCAAAGAAATCCATAGACGGCATGGTTTTTGCCATCGAGAAGAAGATTGAAGGAATTGCTCTTATACACAAGAACAAGAGGCATTTTCATGTATCCAATATTCAGGCCGTTCACGGAGAGGCTCCTGAAGCATTGGAGCAGCTGCCGGCGCCGGATCTTGCTTTTGTGGGAGGAAGCAGCGGAAATCTGACGTCCATTCTGGAAGCAATATGGAGCAAAAATCCAGAGGCAAAAATCGTAGTTTCCGCTATCACACTGAATACCCTTGCGGAATGCACCGAATATATAAAGCGGCATCCAAAGCTTGGAGCGGATATAATGCAGATCCAGGTATCCCAGGGAAAAAAAGTAGGAAGATATCAGATGATGACCGGACAGAACCCCATCTATATCGTTACGTTTGAAAGACGGAAAGAGAAAAAAGAGCAGGGCAGGGAAGGAGAGAAGAAAGAATGA
- the cobJ gene encoding precorrin-3B C(17)-methyltransferase, with amino-acid sequence MTIRAAKALEASQVIAGYTVYVDLVKEHFPGKEFLTTPMTKEIQRCRMALEKAQQGQTTAMICSGDAGIYGMAGLILSMKEEYPDVQVEVVPGVTAASSGAAVLGAPLIHDFAVISLSDLLTPWEKIEKRLRSAAEADFAICIYNPSSRKRKDYLKRACRIIGEYQSSDTVCGYVSNIGREGEAYRICTLARLMEAQTDMFTTVFIGNSQTIRKKEAMITPRGYENG; translated from the coding sequence ATGACGATACGGGCGGCAAAGGCGCTGGAAGCAAGCCAGGTGATCGCAGGTTATACGGTCTATGTAGATCTGGTAAAGGAGCATTTTCCCGGAAAGGAATTTCTGACAACCCCTATGACAAAAGAAATCCAGAGATGCCGCATGGCGCTTGAAAAGGCACAGCAGGGGCAGACCACAGCCATGATCTGCAGCGGAGATGCAGGGATCTACGGTATGGCAGGACTGATCCTTTCCATGAAAGAAGAGTATCCGGACGTCCAGGTGGAAGTGGTTCCGGGAGTGACGGCGGCTTCTTCAGGGGCGGCTGTACTGGGCGCGCCCCTTATCCACGATTTTGCCGTCATAAGCCTAAGCGATCTTCTCACGCCGTGGGAAAAGATTGAAAAAAGGCTGCGGTCGGCGGCAGAGGCGGACTTTGCAATCTGTATCTATAATCCTTCCAGCCGCAAAAGGAAGGACTATCTGAAAAGAGCGTGCCGCATCATTGGAGAATACCAGAGCTCCGATACCGTATGCGGCTATGTGTCCAACATAGGGCGGGAAGGAGAGGCATACAGGATATGCACGCTTGCCCGGCTTATGGAAGCGCAGACAGATATGTTTACAACAGTATTTATTGGAAACTCACAGACCATCAGAAAAAAGGAAGCTATGATAACACCAAGGGGATATGAAAATGGCTAG
- a CDS encoding cobalt-precorrin 5A hydrolase, giving the protein MKKSLTLIVCYTDRGKEKMQAIEEILTRRGRDTVCLERPSGKDWVSHYWDKAGEILFIGAAGIAVRLIAPCLQDKMKDPAVVVMDEKGTFAIPILSGHVGGANELALLLAEEMGSLPVLTTATDVQGKFAVDMFAKKQSLLFSNRMLAKKISAAILRGEKIGFYAECPVEGELPEELESCPREEMLKEFPLGIAVVQSPDGEGRKDLETSGSSGAKILYLYPANLTLGAGCKKGKPAKELEDFFCRSLKSLGLRKEQVEKIGSIDRKAEEEGFLELADQWNIPFETWPEEVLKQIENVSRESGFVRQVTGIGNVCERAAIQGSKNGRLLLEKTAENGMTLAVAAKDWSVAFDEIICSGHRAGKL; this is encoded by the coding sequence TTGAAAAAGTCCTTAACACTTATTGTCTGCTATACAGACAGAGGGAAAGAAAAAATGCAGGCAATAGAAGAGATCCTTACCCGCCGGGGAAGAGACACCGTTTGTCTTGAGAGACCTTCCGGAAAGGATTGGGTATCTCATTATTGGGACAAAGCCGGAGAGATCCTTTTCATTGGAGCAGCCGGGATTGCGGTCCGTCTCATTGCCCCCTGTCTTCAGGATAAAATGAAGGATCCGGCAGTGGTTGTCATGGATGAGAAAGGAACCTTTGCCATTCCGATCCTGTCCGGCCATGTGGGTGGGGCAAATGAACTTGCCCTTCTTCTGGCGGAGGAGATGGGCTCCCTGCCGGTGCTGACAACGGCGACAGATGTACAGGGGAAATTTGCGGTAGATATGTTTGCAAAGAAACAGTCTCTCCTTTTTTCCAACCGGATGCTGGCAAAAAAAATTTCTGCTGCTATACTAAGAGGGGAGAAAATCGGATTTTATGCAGAGTGCCCGGTGGAAGGGGAACTTCCGGAAGAACTGGAGTCCTGTCCCAGGGAAGAGATGCTGAAAGAATTTCCCCTGGGAATTGCCGTTGTACAAAGCCCGGACGGCGAAGGGCGAAAGGACCTGGAAACAAGCGGGTCGTCCGGAGCGAAGATCCTTTATCTTTACCCGGCTAATCTCACTTTGGGAGCCGGGTGTAAAAAAGGAAAGCCGGCAAAAGAGCTGGAAGATTTCTTCTGCAGGAGCCTTAAATCTCTCGGCCTTAGAAAAGAACAGGTGGAAAAGATCGGAAGTATTGACAGAAAAGCAGAAGAAGAGGGATTCCTTGAGCTGGCTGATCAGTGGAACATTCCATTTGAGACCTGGCCGGAGGAAGTGCTTAAGCAGATAGAAAACGTAAGCAGGGAATCCGGATTTGTCCGCCAGGTGACAGGAATTGGAAATGTCTGCGAGCGGGCAGCGATACAGGGCAGCAAAAACGGAAGGCTGCTTCTTGAAAAAACAGCAGAAAACGGCATGACCCTTGCGGTGGCGGCCAAAGATTGGAGTGTAGCATTTGACGAAATTATATGTAGTGGGCATCGGGCCGGGAAACTATGA